A window of the Vigna angularis cultivar LongXiaoDou No.4 chromosome 3, ASM1680809v1, whole genome shotgun sequence genome harbors these coding sequences:
- the LOC108324419 gene encoding putative disease resistance protein RGA4: MVHPKTLHEVNTTRSHAVAAMMHTKSLNPYLLECLSEEDSLSLFVKYAFEDGVEKNHPELLEIGKEVVEKCGRLPLTLKTVGSLLFSKVVKKDWESIRDNEIWNLEQNEKDLVSDLAVYIGKGEFERVDRRNPKISENAQHLVFEENNFYGEDLVPTGVRSVVFRNGGNDIDFLNTRVCLSTLILSGCTNLRKLPKGMKNLVSLRQLAITTAQADFPKELIANLTSLENLSFTECDNLESLFEGVQLSTVKSLILSECGSLKSVSLHAFRNLEFLMIADCIKLELSMNLSCQIPDSKLKYLFLDDLPQLVKLPQSFQGSANTLQHLSISDCVNLDELPEWLPTLICLKVLDIDSCPKLLSLPNIHHLTNLENLEIVDCPELCRRFKPEVGQDWHKISHIKIVHIEDSDTEEELSE, from the exons ATGGTTCATCCAAAAACATTACATGAGGTTAACACTACTCGTAGCCATGCAGTAGCTGCCATGATGCATACTAAATCCTTAAATCCGTACCTTCTTGAATGTCTTTCTGAAGAAGATTCTCTTTCTCTATTTGTGAAATATGCGTTTGAAGATGGAGTGGAGAAAAACCATCCAGAACTACTGGAGATTGGGAAAGAAGTCGTAGAAAAATGTGGACGGTTACCGTTGACACTGAAAACGGTGGGGAGTTTGTTGTTCTCGAAGGTTGTTAAGAAAGATTGGGAGTCTATAAGAGACAATGAGATTTGGAATTTAGAACAAAATGAAAAAG ATTTGGTAAGTGATCTTGCAGTGTATATTGGGAAAGGTGAATTTGAAAGAGTAGATCGCCGCAATCCAAAAATATCGGAGAACGCCCAACATTTAGTATTTGAGGAAAATAACTTTTATGGTGAAGATCTTGTCCCCACTGGTGTCAGATCTGTTGTTTTTCGTAACGGAGGGAACGATATAGATTTCTTGAATACGAGAGTCTGCCTCAGT ACTTTAATCCTTAGTGGATGCACAAATCTGCGGAAGTTACCCAAAGGAATGAAAAATCTTGTTAGCCTTCGTCAATTGGCTATAACCACCGCACAAGCTGATTTTCCAAAAGAATTGATTGCAAATTTGACTTCTTTagaaaatttatcttttactgAATGTGATAATTTGGAGTCATTGTTCGAAGGAGTACAACTTTCAACTGTCAAAAGTTTGATTTTGTCTGAGTGTGGAAGTCTAAAGTCGGTGTCGCTCCATGCCTTCAGAAATTTAGAGTTTTTAATGATCGCCGATTGCATCAAGTTGGAATTGTCAATGAACCTTAGCTGCCAAATCCCCGATTCAAAGTTAAAGTATCTTTTTCTTGATGACTTGCCACAACTAGTTAAATTGCCTCAGTCGTTTCAAGGATCTGCAAACACTTTACAACACTTATCAATTTCAGATTGCGTCAATCTTGATGAACTTCCTGAGTGGCTACCAACTCTAATTTGTCTCAAAGTACTTGACATTGACAGTTGTCCTAAGCTACTGTCACTCCCTAATATTCATCACCTCACAAATCTTGAAAATTTAGAAATCGTTGATTGTCCTGAGTTATGCAGAAGATTCAAGCCAGAAGTTGGACAAGATTGGCACAAGATATCACATATCAAAATAGTTCACATTGAGGATTCAGATACCGAAGAAGAATTATCCGAATGA
- the LOC108324421 gene encoding disease resistance protein RGA2-like, which produces MAESLLFSFAESLLRKLATAAVQEASLGFGVDRQLQQMKATTALIKAVLLDAEQKNPHSSALSEWLVQVKRVFSEAEDIVDDFDCEALRKHVANTYGGSSRKVRRFFSTSNPVVYRLRMAHHIQDINTRLAKLADQRSMFGLQIIDHVTRVVQLREMTHSHVNPSNVTGREHDKREIVKLLVQDDDRESLSIIPIVGMGGLGKTTLAKLVFNDTTIHACFQLRMWVCVSNDFELRNVLIKILSSAPNPASVNFNSFETEQLQNHLRNKLQDQKFLLVLDDVWNEDPARWDELKEIMDLSVKGSKILVTTRSHAVVAAMHTKSSNSYLLECLSEEDSLSLFLKSAFEDGDEKKHPQFSEIGKEIVKKCGGLPLAVKTLGSSLFSKFDKKEWESIRDNEIWNSKQNEKGIFPALKLSYDQLPSYLKPCFASFSLYQQDSVFTAAEVCMLWGALGFLPPPKQGESMTDISTQFLHELWTRSFLLDFVDLGGDCYFKLHDLVSDLAVFVGKGEFERIHHRNPKISENIQHLAFEENNFYGETLLPTSPRTVIFLNGGSDKDFLKTLLSRCKCLRYLNLKNCEYESLPRCIGKLKHLRFLSLAKNEKLKELPYSLCKLQNLQTLFLNGCIKLQMLPKGLENLISLRHLAITTTQAAFPEEVIAKLTSLENLYISYCDNLRSLFEQVQLLTLKTFHLCNCGSLKSVSFHAIRNLEGLVIKNCDNLDLSLGLGSQISNSRLKYVVLTDLPQLLTLPQWLQGCANTLRSLLIQQCMNLKEFPEWLPTLIHLKVLEIGHCPNLLSFPLHHLTNLEDLQIIGCPALSKRFHPIIGYDWHRISHVKKVYIGRSL; this is translated from the coding sequence ATGGCGGAATCACTTCTTTTCAGCTTCGCGGAATCGCTCCTACGGAAGCTTGCCACTGCTGCCGTTCAAGAAGCTTCTTTGGGGTTTGGTGTGGATCGCCAGCTACAACAGATGAAAGCAACTACAGCACTTATCAAGGCTGTGCTGTTAGATGCTGAGCAGAAGAATCCGCATAGCAGTGCACTGAGCGAATGGCTGGTTCAAGTCAAGCGCGTGTTTTCTGAGGCTGAAGACATAGTCGATGATTTTGACTGCGAAGCGTTGCGGAAGCATGTTGCCAACACCTATGGTGGCTCCTCAAGGAAGGTACGCCGTTTCTTCTCAACAAGTAATCCTGTTGTTTATCGTCTTAGAATGGCACATCACATTCAAGACATCAACACCAGGTTGGCCAAACTTGCAGATCAAAGAAGCATGTTTGGCCTTCAAATCATTGACCATGTTACACGTGTGGTGCAACTGAGGGAAATGACACATTCTCATGTAAACCCTTCCAATGTTACAGGAAGAGAACACGATAAAAGGGAAATAGTAAAACTTTTGGTACAAGATGATGATCGTGAAAGTCTTTCTATTATTCCCATTGTTGGAATGGGAGGTTTGGGAAAAACCACACTTGCTAAGTTGGTCTTCAATGACACCACCATTCATGCATGTTTTCAGTTGAGAATGTGGGTATGTGTCTCTAATGATTTTGAACTTAGGAATGTGCTCATTAAAATCCTCAGTTCAGCTCCAAATCCAGCTAGTGTAAACTTCAATAGCTTTGAGACGGAGCAACTTCAAAATCATTTGAGGAACAAACTTCAAGATCAAAAGTTCTTGCTTGTGTTGGATGACGTGTGGAACGAGGATCCTGCAAGATGGGATGAGTTGAAGGAAATAATGGATTTGAGTGTTAAAGGGAGTAAAATTTTAGTGACTACTCGTAGCCATGCAGTAGTTGCTGCGATGCACACTAAATCCTCAAATTCGTACCTTCTAGAATGTCTTTCCGAAGAGGATTCTCTTTCTCTATTTCTGAAATCTGCTTTTGAAGATGGAGATGAAAAAAAGCATCCACAGTTCTCGGAGATTGGAAAAGAAATCGTAAAAAAATGTGGAGGATTACCATTGGCAGTGAAAACGTTGGGGAGTTCACTGTTCTCGAAATTTGACAAAAAGGAGTGGGAGTCTATAAGAGATAATGAGATCTggaattcaaaacaaaatgaaaaaggcATTTTTCCTGCTCTCAAACTAAGTTACGATCAACTCCCTTCATATTTAAAACCTTGTTTTGCTTCTTTCTCCCTTTACCAACAGGATAGCGTGTTTACTGCTGCTGAGGTTTGTATGTTATGGGGAGCACTCGGTTTTCTTCCACCACCAAAGCAAGGTGAATCAATGACTGATATTTCCACTCAATTTTTGCACGAACTATGGACAAGATCGtttcttttagattttgttGACCTTGGTGgtgattgttattttaaattgcaCGATTTGGTGTCTGATCTTGCAGTGTTTGTTGGGAAAGGTGAGTTTGAAAGAATACATCACCGCAATCCAAAAATATCCGAGAATATCCAACATTTGgcatttgaagaaaataatttttatggtGAAACTCTTCTCCCCACTAGTCCCAGAACTGTCATTTTTCTTAATGGAGGGAGCGATAAAGATTTCTTGAAAACATTGTTGTCAAGGTGCAAATGCTTGAggtatttaaacttaaaaaattgtgaatacGAGAGTCTACCTCGCTGCATCGGAAAGTTGAAGCATTTAAGATTCCTCAGTCTTgcgaaaaatgaaaaacttaagGAACTCCCTTATTCACTTTGCAAACTTCAAAATTTGCAGACTTTGTTTCTTAATGGATGCATAAAGCTACAAATGTTACCCAAAGGATTAGAAAATCTCATTAGTCTTCGTCACTTGGCTATAACCACCACACAAGCCGCTTTTCCCGAAGAAGTGATTGCAAAATTGACTTctttagaaaatttatatattagttattgTGATAATCTGCGGTCATTATTTGAACAAGTACAACTCCTGACACTTAAAACTTTCCATTTATGTAATTGTGGAAGTCTAAAGTCGGTGTCATTCCATGCCATCAGAAATTTAGAGGGTTTGGTCATAAAAAACTGCGACAATTTGGATTTGTCATTAGGTCTTGGCAGCCAAATCTCCAATTCAAGGTTAAAGTATGTTGTTCTTACTGATTTGCCACAACTACTCACTTTGCCTCAGTGGTTACAAGGATGTGCAAACACTTTACGTTCCTTACTGATTCAGCAGTGCATGAATCTTAAGGAGTTTCCCGAGTGGCTACCAACTCTAATTCATCTCAAAGTACTTGAAATTGGTCATTGTCCAAATTTGTTGTCATTCCCTTTGCACCACCTCACAAATCTTGAAGACTTACAAATCATTGGTTGTCCTGCATTATCCAAAAGATTCCACCCAATAATTGGATACGATTGGCACAGAATATCACAcgtaaaaaaagtttatattggTAGATCCTTGTAG
- the LOC108324418 gene encoding disease resistance protein RGA2-like, giving the protein MAESLLFSFAESLIGKLATAAVQEASLALGVHSELKQMKATMALIKGVLLDAEKKNPQSSALNEWLTQIKRVFSDAEDIVDDFECEALRKHVVNTYGSCSRKVRRFFSSSNPVVYGLRMAHHIQDINTRLTKLSTQLSMFGLQIIDHDTRVVHVREMTHSHVNPSHVTGREHDKNEIVNLLMQDGDRQSLSVISIAGMGGLGKTTLAKLVFNDRNIDECFQLKMWVCVSNDFELKNVLIKILNSAPNPTRENFNNFETEQLQNLLRNRLEGKKFLLVLDDVWSEDPARWHELKEIIDVDVEGSKVLLTTRSHAVAAIMHTKSSNLYLLGCLSEEDSLSLFVKFAFDDGEEKKHPELLEIGKEIVGKCGGLPLAVKTVGSSLFSMFDKKEWESIRDNEIWNLKQNEEGILPALKLSYDQLPSYLKPCFASFSLCPQNTIIICSQISTMWEALGFLPPPKESESMVDVANHLVYELWSRSFLSDYFDLGADSTFTLHDLMYDLVVHIAKGEFERINLRNQKFPENAQHLVFMENNLHGQAFPHTGLKSVYLSQGMNNEAFLIKLVSRCKYLRILGLYSSEIESLPYSIGKLKHLRHLNLQFSKKLRRLPDSVCKLQNLQTLDLLGCVELQKLPKGMRNLISLRNLYITTKQVDFSEKDIAVLTTLENLNISYCDNLESLFNGIQLSTLKKLALVGCESLKSVPFHAIRNVNVLAISNCDQLELSMGVGSQIPDSRLKYVVLKDLPQLVTLPRWIQGSANSLQSLLILGCINLKELPDWLPTLIYLKSLGICECPNLVSLPDNMHQLTNLERLEMTACPELWKRFKPGVGQDWYKISHIKRVYNAQEEEDEEDEE; this is encoded by the coding sequence ATGGCCGAATCACTTCTTTTCAGCTTCGCAGAATCGCTCATAGGAAAGCTTGCCACTGCTGCCGTTCAAGAAGCTTCTTTGGCGCTTGGTGTACATAGCGAGCTAAAGCAGATGAAAGCGACTATGGCACTCATCAAAGGTGTTCTGTTAGATGCTGAGAAAAAGAATCCGCAGAGTAGTGCCCTGAACGAATGGCTGACTCAGATCAAGCGCGTGTTTTCTGATGCTGAAGACATAGTCGATGATTTTGAGTGTGAAGCCTTGCGGAAACACGTTGTCAACACCTATGGTAGCTGCTCAAGAAAGGTACGCCGTTTCTTCTCATCAAGTAATCCTGTTGTTTATGGTCTTAGAATGGCGCATCACATTCAAGACATCAACACCAGGTTGACCAAACTTTCAACACAACTAAGCATGTTTGGCCTTCAAATCATTGACCATGATACACGTGTTGTGCACGTGAGGGAAATGACTCATTCTCATGTAAACCCTTCCCATGTTACAGGGAGGGAACATGATAAGAATGAAATAGTAAACCTTCTTATGCAAGATGGTGATCGCCAAAGTCTTTCTGTTATTTCCATTGCGGGAATGGGGGGCTTGGGAAAAACCACACTTGCTAAGTTAGTTTTCAATGACAGAAACATTGATGAATGTTTTCAATTGAAGATGTGGGTCTGTGTCTCTAATGATTTTGAACTTAAAAATGTGCTCATTAAAATCCTCAATTCTGCTCCAAATCCAACTCGGGAAAACTTCAATAACTTTGAGACGGAGCAACTTCAAAACCTTCTGAGAAATAGACTTGAAGGTAAGAAGTTCTTGCTTGTGTTGGATGACGTGTGGAGCGAGGATCCTGCACGATGGCATGAGTTGAAGGAAATAATAGATGTGGATGTTGAAGGTAGTAAAGTCCTACTGACCACTCGTAGTCATGCAGTAGCTGCCATAATGCACACTAAATCATCAAATTTGTACCTTCTTGGATGTCTCTCTGAGGAGGATTCTCTTTCACTATTTGTGAAATTTGCTTTTGATgatggagaagaaaagaaacatCCAGAACTGTTGGAGATTGGAAAAGAAATAGTGGGAAAATGTGGTGGGTTACCTTTAGCAGTGAAAACGGTTGGGAGTTCATTGTTCTCGATGTTTGATAAGAAAGAGTGGGAGTCTATAAGAGACAACGAAATTTGGAATTTAAAACAGAATGAAGAAGGCATTTTGCCTGCTCTCAAATTAAGTTACGATCAACTCCCTTCATATTTAAAACCTTGTTTTGCTTCTTTCTCCCTTTGCCCACAGAATACTATAATTATTTGTTCTCAAATTTCTACCATGTGGGAAGCACTTGGTTTTCTTCCGCCCCCAAAGGAAAGTGAATCAATGGTGGATGTTGCCAATCATCTTGTGTATGAGCTATGGTCAAGATCTTTTCTTTCAGATTATTTTGACTTGGGGGCCGATTCCACATTTACGTTACATGATTTGATGTATGATCTTGTAGTTCATATTGCCAAAGGTGAGTTTGAAAGAATAAATCTCCGCAATCAAAAATTTCCTGAGAATGCCCAACATTTAGTCTTTATGGAAAATAATTTGCATGGTCAAGCTTTTCCTCACACAGGTTTAAAAAGTGTGTACCTTTCCCAGGGAATGAACAATGAAGCTTTCTTGATTAAATTGGTGTCAAGATGCAAATACTTGAGGATTTTAGGATTATATTCATCTGAAATCGAGAGTTTGCCTTACTCTATTGGAAAGTTGAAACATTTAAGACATCTTAATCTCCAGTTTAGTAAAAAACTCAGGAGACTCCCTGATTCAGTCTGCAAACttcaaaatttgcaaactttgGATCTCTTAGGATGTGTAGAGCTACAAAAACTACCCAAAGGAATGAGAAATCTAATCAGCCTTCGGAATCTTTATATAACCACCAAACAAGTTGATTTTTCAGAGAAAGACATTGCAGTTTTGACTActttagaaaatttaaatattagttattgTGATAATTTGGAGTCATTGTTCAATGGTATAcaactatccactcttaaaaAATTAGCCTTAGTGGGATGTGAAAGTCTAAAGTCGGTGCCGTTTCACGCCATTAGAAATGTAAATGTTTTGGCTATCTCTAACTGCGACCAGTTGGAATTGTCAATGGGTGTTGGAAGTCAAATCCCCGATTCAAGGTTAAAGTATGTTGTTCTTAAAGACTTGCCGCAACTGGTCACGTTGCCTCGGTGGATTCAAGGATCTGCAAACTCTTTACAAAGCTTACTTATTTTAGGTTGCATCAATCTTAAGGAGCTTCCCGATTGGCTACCAACTTTAATTTATCTCAAATCTCTTGGTATTTGCGAATGTCCAAATCTGGTGTCACTGCCTGACAACATGCATCAGCTCACAAATCttgaaagattagaaatgactGCTTGTCCTGAATTATGGAAAAGATTCAAGCCCGGAGTTGGACAGGATTGGTACAAGATATCACACATCAAACGTGTTTATAATgctcaagaagaagaagatgaagaagatgaagaataa